Proteins co-encoded in one Hyla sarda isolate aHylSar1 chromosome 4, aHylSar1.hap1, whole genome shotgun sequence genomic window:
- the LOC130366957 gene encoding protein spinster homolog 1-like — protein MASPQDPLLKEEEEAMEDHSDMDVEKGDIPERQNLPSLSVMSTARSIITVVILAFVNLLIYANRSSVAGVLPYIQKAYDTNASLSGLLNTLFIGSYVLVAPIAGYLGDHCNKKYTVCAGVIVWLSMTLTLSFIPDGYFLLFLLTSGLVGAGEATFCTIAPSIIADLFTSDQRTRMLNVFYSVIPVGCGLGYIIGPKVTDAARGDWHWALRVTPGLGLIAVALMILVTKELPRTTTNGKKNNKSQKFAKWATDLKKLFKNQSFMLTTMGSTAVSFIVGAIGVWGPSYLTHARTLLQEKDPCRAEPCDYHDILIFGVVTVVSGILGVVAGSEISKRYRKSNPRADPLVCGCAMMLSAPFLLLALTFGNISLVATNIFIFIGETLLSVNFTLISDIILKVVTPWRRSSALAVQMTIYHLLGDAGSPYLIGLISDTYERGYAKSPLLKYRSLEYALMTCTIMAVIGGAFFMATALYIERDEKEAEMESEPPSSSSSSLLPADEDRASD, from the coding sequence atggcctctccacaagacccattgctgaaggaggaggaagaagcaatggaggaccatagtgatatggatgtagaaaagggcgatatccctgagaggcagaacctgccatctctaagcgtgatgtccaccgcacgttccatcatcaccgtagtgatcctcgcctttgttaatttgctcatctatgcaaatcgctccagcgtggcgggggtgctgccttatatacagaaagcatatgacaccaatgctagtctgtccggcttattgaatacattgttcattggaagctacgtgctggtcgcaccaattgccggatatttgggcgaccactgtaataagaaatatactgtttgcgcaggagtcatcgtttggctgagcatgacacttaccctgtcattcatccctgacgggtatttcctgctcttcctgctgacgagtggactggttggagccggagaggcgactttctgcaccatcgccccctccatcattgcagacctttttacaagtgaccagcggacccgcatgctgaacgtgttttactccgtcatacctgtaggctgcggactaggatacatcatcgggcccaaagtgactgatgcagcaaggggtgattggcactgggcgcttcgggtcacccctggcctgggcctcatagctgtggctttgatgattttggtcacaaaagagcttccaagaacgactacaaacgggaagaagaacaacaaatcccagaagtttgccaaatgggcgacagatctgaaaaaactatttaaaaatcagagcttcatgttaaccaccatgggatcgacggcggtatccttcatagtgggagccataggtgtatggggtccgtcatacctgacccacgcacgaacactcctacaagagaaggacccttgccgtgctgaaccgtgtgactatcacgacatcctaatatttggtgttgTTACAGTCGTctctggcattctgggagttgtagcagggtcagagataagtaaaagatatcgcaaatccaacccacgggcggacccgcttgtgtgtggatgcgcgatgatgctctccgccccttttcttctgttggcattgacttttggcaacatcagcctcgttgccaccaacatcttcatcttcatcggagagacgcttctgtcagtaaatttcaccctcatatctgacattatactaaaagtagtaactccgtggaggagatcttcagccctggccgtgcagatgacaatctatcacctcctaggtgacgccggcagcccgtacctcatcggcctgatatctgacacctacgaacgaggatatgccaaatcccctcttctgaaataccgcagcctggagtatgccctcatgacctgcaccataatggcagtcatcggaggggccttcttcatggccacggccctatatatagagagggacgaaaaagaagcagagatggaatcagaacctccgtcatcctcctcctcctcactgcttcctgccgatgaggaccgcgcttcagactga